A genomic segment from Pseudomonas sp. S09G 359 encodes:
- a CDS encoding glutathione S-transferase, whose product MKLIGMLDSPYVRRVAISLELYGVEFVHEPLSVFSTFNEFAQINPVVKAPTLVLDDGTVLMDSSLILDYLEALAPADKKLLAQHPTALARDLHVLGLALAACEKSVQIVYEHNLRPAEKLHAPWLERVTGQLLAAYSLLDKQLPDSEALTQASITAAVAWSFSQFTVASVVKADAFPNLKRHAERLEQHPAFKRYPIE is encoded by the coding sequence ATGAAACTGATCGGCATGCTGGACTCGCCCTACGTGCGCCGCGTGGCCATTTCCCTGGAGCTGTACGGGGTGGAATTTGTGCATGAACCGCTGTCAGTGTTCAGCACGTTCAACGAGTTTGCGCAGATCAACCCCGTGGTCAAGGCCCCTACCCTGGTGCTGGACGATGGCACGGTGCTGATGGATTCCAGCCTGATCCTGGATTACCTCGAAGCCCTGGCCCCAGCCGATAAAAAGCTGCTGGCGCAACACCCCACGGCCCTTGCCCGCGACCTGCATGTGCTGGGGCTGGCCTTGGCAGCCTGTGAGAAAAGCGTGCAAATCGTCTATGAGCACAACCTGCGGCCAGCCGAGAAACTGCACGCTCCGTGGCTCGAGCGCGTGACCGGCCAATTGCTGGCGGCCTATTCGCTGCTGGACAAGCAACTGCCTGACAGTGAGGCGCTGACCCAGGCGTCGATCACGGCAGCGGTGGCCTGGTCGTTCAGCCAGTTCACCGTGGCGTCGGTGGTGAAGGCGGATGCGTTCCCCAACCTGAAACGGCATGCCGAGCGGCTGGAGCAGCATCCAGCCTTCAAGCGCTACCCCATCGAATAA
- a CDS encoding aldehyde dehydrogenase (NADP(+)) codes for MTQFLGHNFIGGQRSANGSVTLQSIDATTGEALPQDFYQATAQEVDAAAKAAAQAYPAYRALSAARRAQFLDAIADELDALGDDFVELVCRETALPAARIKGERGRTSGQMRLFATVLRRGDFYGARIDKALPDRQPLPRPDLRQYRIGLGPVAVFGASNFPLAFSTAGGDTAAALAAGCPVVFKAHSGHMVTAERVAEAIMRAAETTAMPAGVFNMIFGGGVGEALVKHPAIQAVGFTGSLKGGRALCDMAAARPQPIPVFAEMSSINPVIVLPQALQTRAETVARDLTASVVQGCGQFCTNPGLVIGIASAQFTAFTQQVARLIGDQPAQTMLNAGTLSSYGKGLAALLAHPGIEHLAGTAQAGNQAQPQLFKADVRLLLDGDEVLQEEVFGPTTVFVEVADQAQLSAALQGLHGQLTATIIGEPADFQQFAELTPLLEQKVGRILLNGYPTGVEVCDSMVHGGPYPATSDARGTSVGTLAIDRFLRPVCFQNYPDSLLPDALKNANPLRIQRLVDGAPSRDPL; via the coding sequence ATGACCCAGTTCCTCGGCCACAATTTCATCGGCGGCCAGCGCAGCGCCAATGGCAGCGTTACCTTGCAGAGTATCGATGCGACTACCGGCGAAGCCTTGCCCCAGGATTTCTACCAGGCCACCGCGCAGGAAGTCGACGCTGCCGCCAAGGCCGCCGCGCAAGCCTACCCGGCGTACCGCGCGTTGAGCGCGGCGCGGCGTGCGCAGTTCCTCGATGCGATAGCCGATGAGTTGGACGCCCTGGGCGACGACTTTGTCGAGCTGGTGTGCCGCGAAACCGCACTGCCGGCTGCACGCATCAAAGGTGAGCGCGGGCGTACCAGCGGCCAGATGCGCCTGTTCGCCACGGTGCTGCGTCGCGGTGATTTCTACGGCGCGCGTATCGACAAGGCCTTGCCTGATCGCCAGCCGCTGCCACGCCCGGACCTGCGCCAATACCGCATCGGCCTGGGGCCGGTGGCGGTGTTTGGCGCGAGCAACTTCCCCCTGGCGTTTTCCACCGCCGGTGGCGACACCGCTGCGGCGCTGGCGGCCGGCTGCCCGGTGGTGTTCAAGGCCCACAGCGGGCATATGGTCACCGCCGAGCGCGTGGCCGAGGCAATCATGCGTGCGGCCGAGACCACCGCGATGCCGGCCGGCGTGTTCAATATGATCTTCGGTGGCGGTGTCGGTGAGGCGCTGGTCAAGCACCCGGCGATCCAGGCCGTCGGCTTTACCGGCTCGCTCAAGGGCGGTCGCGCGCTGTGCGATATGGCGGCGGCGCGCCCGCAGCCGATCCCGGTGTTTGCCGAGATGTCGAGCATCAACCCGGTGATCGTGCTGCCCCAGGCCCTGCAAACGCGCGCGGAAACCGTCGCCCGTGACCTGACCGCCTCGGTGGTCCAGGGCTGTGGCCAGTTCTGCACCAACCCCGGCCTGGTGATCGGTATCGCTTCGGCGCAATTCACCGCCTTTACTCAGCAGGTGGCCCGGCTGATCGGCGATCAACCGGCGCAAACCATGCTCAACGCCGGCACTTTGAGCAGCTATGGCAAAGGCCTGGCCGCACTGCTGGCGCACCCAGGCATCGAGCATCTGGCGGGCACTGCGCAAGCCGGCAACCAGGCCCAGCCGCAGCTGTTCAAGGCCGATGTGCGCCTGCTGCTGGACGGCGATGAAGTGCTGCAGGAAGAAGTCTTCGGCCCCACCACGGTGTTTGTCGAAGTGGCTGATCAAGCCCAACTGAGCGCGGCGCTGCAGGGCCTGCATGGCCAACTGACGGCGACGATCATTGGCGAGCCGGCCGACTTCCAACAGTTCGCCGAACTCACGCCGCTGCTGGAACAGAAAGTCGGGCGCATCCTGCTCAACGGCTATCCGACCGGCGTGGAAGTCTGCGATTCGATGGTGCACGGCGGCCCGTACCCGGCGACGTCGGATGCCCGTGGTACCTCGGTCGGCACCCTGGCCATCGATCGTTTCCTGCGCCCCGTGTGCTTCCAGAATTACCCTGATAGCCTGCTGCCCGACGCGTTGAAAAACGCCAACCCGTTGCGTATCCAGCGGCTGGTGGATGGCGCGCCATCCCGCGATCCGCTGTAA
- a CDS encoding SDR family NAD(P)-dependent oxidoreductase — MSTQPAIYPDLKGKTVLISGGASGIGEFMVRAFAAQGAKVGFVDRAQSQGERLAAVLSSQGLTVEFGYCDITDEIAYRAAIGRFEHSLGPITVLVNNAANDVRHTLEEVDSELFDKLIAVNLKHAFLATKAVAPMMKRAGGGSIINLGSVGWMMASGGYSVYAASKAAAHGMTRGLARELGPSHIRVNTLVPGWVMTEKQLAMWVDDAARELISRSQCLPGSVLPEHIANMALFLASDASAMCSAQNFIVDGGWV, encoded by the coding sequence ATGAGTACTCAACCTGCCATTTATCCCGACCTTAAGGGCAAGACCGTGCTGATCTCCGGGGGCGCTTCGGGGATTGGCGAATTCATGGTGCGGGCCTTCGCGGCACAGGGGGCCAAGGTCGGCTTTGTGGACCGTGCCCAAAGCCAGGGCGAACGCCTGGCGGCGGTGTTGAGTTCTCAGGGGCTCACCGTCGAGTTTGGCTACTGCGATATCACCGATGAGATCGCCTATCGCGCGGCAATCGGCCGCTTCGAGCACTCGCTGGGGCCGATCACGGTGCTGGTGAACAACGCCGCCAACGACGTTCGCCATACGCTGGAAGAGGTCGACTCGGAGCTATTCGACAAACTGATTGCGGTCAACCTCAAGCACGCCTTCCTCGCCACCAAAGCGGTGGCGCCAATGATGAAACGCGCCGGTGGCGGGTCGATCATCAACCTCGGCTCGGTTGGCTGGATGATGGCTTCGGGCGGCTACTCGGTGTACGCCGCCAGCAAGGCCGCCGCCCATGGTATGACCCGCGGCCTGGCGCGCGAGTTGGGGCCCAGCCACATCCGCGTCAACACGCTGGTACCTGGCTGGGTCATGACCGAAAAACAGCTGGCGATGTGGGTGGATGACGCGGCCAGGGAACTGATCTCCCGCAGCCAGTGCCTGCCGGGCAGCGTGTTGCCGGAACATATCGCCAATATGGCGCTGTTTTTGGCCTCGGACGCGTCGGCGATGTGTTCGGCGCAGAACTTTATTGTGGATGGTGGTTGGGTGTAG
- a CDS encoding SMP-30/gluconolactonase/LRE family protein, whose protein sequence is MPLHAVTAHRAQLGEGPFWDAPTQALYWVNIAGKQALRLLDGQLRIWQLPEHVSAFIPCERGDALVTLSSGVYRLDLATEALTLLCVADPQAGNRGNEARCDAQGRLWLGTMQNNIGEQGEDLPITRRSGGLFRIDAGGQVTPLLHGLGIPNTLLWSEDGSQVHFGDSMDGTLYRHAIQADGQLAAAQVWFGPHERGGPDGSAMDAEGYIWNARWDGSCLLRLTPDGEVDRIIELPVSRPTSCVFGGPNLTTLYITSAASPLDHPLDGAVLAIEVDVPGRPCHRFAG, encoded by the coding sequence ATGCCGCTTCACGCTGTCACCGCGCACCGCGCGCAACTGGGCGAAGGCCCGTTCTGGGACGCACCGACCCAGGCGCTGTACTGGGTGAATATCGCCGGCAAGCAGGCCCTGCGCCTGCTGGACGGGCAGTTGCGCATCTGGCAACTACCCGAGCATGTCTCGGCATTTATCCCGTGTGAACGCGGCGATGCGCTGGTCACCCTGAGCAGCGGCGTCTACCGCCTCGACCTCGCCACCGAGGCCCTGACCCTGCTGTGCGTGGCCGACCCGCAAGCGGGCAACCGTGGCAATGAAGCGCGTTGCGATGCCCAGGGCCGCCTGTGGCTGGGCACCATGCAGAACAACATCGGCGAACAGGGCGAAGACCTGCCGATCACGCGGCGCTCCGGCGGTTTGTTCCGCATTGACGCAGGCGGGCAGGTCACGCCGCTGCTGCACGGCCTGGGCATCCCCAACACCTTGCTCTGGAGCGAAGACGGCAGCCAGGTGCATTTCGGCGACAGCATGGACGGCACGCTGTACCGCCATGCAATCCAGGCCGACGGCCAACTTGCAGCGGCCCAGGTCTGGTTCGGGCCGCACGAGCGTGGCGGCCCGGATGGCTCGGCGATGGACGCTGAAGGCTATATCTGGAACGCCCGTTGGGACGGCAGTTGCCTGCTGCGCCTGACACCGGACGGCGAGGTCGACCGCATCATCGAACTGCCCGTCAGCCGCCCCACCAGTTGCGTATTCGGTGGCCCCAACCTCACCACGCTATACATCACCAGTGCTGCCAGCCCTTTGGATCACCCTTTGGACGGCGCGGTATTGGCCATTGAAGTCGATGTACCTGGCAGACCCTGCCATCGCTTCGCCGGTTAA
- a CDS encoding aldose epimerase family protein — MKHPRYLLSGLAMSMLIASGGAQAAGLSSEHKPFGKTNDGTAVEQYILRNSHGMQATVITYGGVLQSLKVPDKHGKVEDVVLGFDTVQGYQGGTAFFGATIGRFGNRLAGGAFELDGKRYQVPLNDGPNSLHGGAQGFDKHVWKAAQVKGKDSVGVTLTYLSKDGEMGFPGNLKTEVTYSLNDRNELHIDYKATTDKPTVLNLTNHSYFNLAGAGNGDILKQVATLHASHYTPVNATLIPTGELAPVKDTPMDFLKPTPIGQHIKDDHPQLKFAEPKQGGFDFNWALDTKGDIKQLAADVHDPASGRRLQLFTTEPGVQFYTSNFLDGTVKGKGGKTYQHWSGFTLETQHFPDAPNQPSFASTRLNPGQTYSQNTIFKFTAE, encoded by the coding sequence ATGAAGCACCCTCGATACCTGCTCTCGGGCCTTGCCATGTCCATGCTGATCGCCAGCGGCGGCGCCCAGGCCGCAGGGCTCAGCAGTGAACACAAACCCTTCGGTAAAACCAATGACGGCACCGCCGTCGAACAGTACATCCTGCGCAACAGCCACGGCATGCAAGCCACGGTGATCACCTACGGCGGCGTGTTGCAGTCGCTCAAGGTGCCGGACAAGCACGGCAAGGTCGAAGACGTGGTGCTCGGCTTCGACACGGTGCAGGGCTACCAGGGCGGCACCGCGTTTTTCGGCGCAACCATCGGACGCTTCGGCAATCGCCTCGCCGGTGGCGCCTTTGAACTCGACGGCAAACGCTACCAGGTGCCACTCAACGATGGTCCCAACTCGCTGCATGGCGGCGCCCAGGGCTTTGACAAGCACGTGTGGAAAGCCGCGCAGGTCAAGGGCAAGGACTCGGTGGGCGTGACCCTCACCTACCTGTCCAAGGACGGCGAAATGGGCTTCCCCGGCAACCTCAAAACCGAAGTCACCTACAGCCTCAACGACCGCAACGAACTGCACATCGACTACAAGGCCACCACCGACAAACCCACGGTGCTCAACCTCACCAACCACAGCTATTTCAACCTGGCAGGCGCGGGCAACGGCGACATCCTCAAGCAGGTCGCCACCTTACATGCCAGCCACTACACGCCGGTGAATGCCACGTTGATCCCTACCGGCGAGCTGGCGCCGGTCAAAGACACGCCGATGGATTTCCTCAAACCCACGCCGATCGGCCAGCACATCAAGGACGATCACCCGCAACTCAAATTCGCCGAGCCGAAACAAGGCGGGTTTGACTTCAACTGGGCGCTGGATACCAAAGGCGATATCAAGCAACTCGCGGCCGACGTGCATGACCCGGCGTCCGGTCGACGCCTGCAGTTGTTCACCACGGAACCGGGCGTGCAGTTCTATACCAGCAACTTCCTCGATGGGACGGTTAAGGGCAAGGGAGGCAAGACCTATCAGCACTGGAGCGGGTTTACCTTGGAGACCCAGCACTTTCCGGATGCGCCTAACCAGCCGAGCTTTGCCTCGACCCGCCTGAACCCAGGACAGACCTACAGCCAGAACACCATCTTCAAGTTCACCGCTGAATAA
- a CDS encoding substrate-binding domain-containing protein: MKKALRVLAAAVALSSLSSIATAEEVKIGFLVKQAEEPWFQTEWAFAEKAGKEHGFTVIKIAVPDGEKTLSAIDSLAANGAKGFVICPPDVSLGPAIVAKAKANGLKVIAVDDRFVDAKGAFMEDVPYLGMAAFEVGQKQGAAMAAEAKKRGWDWKETYAVINTFNELDTGKKRTDGSVKSLEEAGFPKDHILFTAAKTLDVPGSMDATNSALVKLPSGAKNLIIGGMNDNTVLGGVRATESAGFKAANVIGIGINGTDAIGELKKPNSGFFGSMLPSPHIEGYNTAKMMFDWVTKGTEPPKYTAMDEVTLITRDNFKEELTKIGLWQ, translated from the coding sequence ATGAAAAAGGCTCTACGCGTCCTTGCCGCTGCCGTTGCTTTAAGCAGTCTCAGCAGCATCGCAACCGCTGAAGAAGTGAAGATCGGGTTCCTGGTCAAGCAGGCTGAAGAACCGTGGTTCCAGACCGAGTGGGCCTTTGCCGAAAAAGCCGGCAAGGAGCATGGCTTTACCGTGATCAAGATCGCCGTGCCCGATGGCGAAAAAACCCTCTCGGCCATCGACAGCCTGGCGGCCAACGGCGCGAAGGGCTTTGTGATCTGCCCGCCGGACGTGTCCCTCGGCCCGGCGATTGTCGCCAAGGCCAAGGCCAACGGCCTCAAAGTGATTGCCGTGGATGACCGTTTCGTCGATGCCAAGGGCGCCTTCATGGAAGACGTGCCGTACCTGGGCATGGCCGCGTTTGAAGTGGGCCAGAAACAGGGCGCGGCGATGGCCGCCGAGGCGAAAAAACGCGGCTGGGACTGGAAGGAAACCTACGCGGTGATCAACACCTTCAATGAACTCGATACCGGCAAGAAACGTACCGATGGATCGGTCAAATCCCTCGAAGAGGCGGGCTTCCCCAAGGACCATATCCTCTTCACCGCGGCCAAGACGCTTGACGTACCGGGCAGCATGGACGCCACCAACTCGGCACTGGTCAAGCTGCCCAGCGGCGCGAAAAACCTGATCATCGGCGGCATGAACGACAACACCGTGCTCGGCGGCGTGCGCGCGACCGAAAGCGCCGGCTTCAAGGCGGCCAACGTGATCGGCATCGGCATCAATGGCACCGACGCCATCGGCGAGCTGAAAAAACCCAACAGCGGCTTCTTCGGCTCGATGCTGCCTAGCCCGCATATCGAGGGCTACAACACCGCGAAGATGATGTTCGACTGGGTGACCAAAGGCACTGAACCACCGAAGTACACCGCGATGGATGAAGTGACCCTGATCACCCGTGACAACTTCAAGGAAGAACTGACCAAAATCGGTCTGTGGCAATGA
- the araG gene encoding L-arabinose ABC transporter ATP-binding protein AraG, whose product MTAAALRFDGIGKTFPGVKALDGISFSAHPGQVHALMGENGAGKSTLLKILGGAYIPSSGSVQIGAQTMAFKCAADSIASGVAVIHQELHLVPEMTVAENLFLGHLPSRFGVVNRGLLRKQALACLKGLADEIDPDEKLGRLSLGQRQLVEIAKALSRGAQVIAFDEPTSSLSAREIDRLMAIITRLRDEGKVVLYVSHRMEEVFRICDAVTVFKDGRYVRTFDDMRALTHDQLVTCMVGRDIQDIYDYRPREHGEVALKVDGLLGPGLREPVSFQVRKGEILGLFGLVGAGRTELFRLLSGLERASAGSLELCGQALHLRSPRDAIGAGVLLCPEDRKKEGIIPLSSVAENINISARGAHSTFGWLLREGWEKGNAHQQITAMKVKTPNAAQKIMYLSGGNQQKAILGRWLSMPMKVLLLDEPTRGIDIGAKAEIYQIIHNLAAQGIAVIVVSSDLMEVMGISDRILVLCEGAVRGEQARELATESNLLQLALPRGVAN is encoded by the coding sequence ATGACCGCCGCCGCCCTGCGTTTTGATGGCATCGGCAAGACGTTCCCCGGGGTCAAGGCGCTGGACGGCATCAGCTTCAGCGCCCATCCGGGGCAGGTGCACGCCCTGATGGGCGAAAACGGCGCGGGCAAGTCGACGCTGCTGAAAATACTCGGCGGGGCCTACATTCCGTCCAGTGGCAGCGTGCAGATCGGCGCGCAGACCATGGCCTTCAAATGCGCCGCCGACAGCATCGCCAGCGGCGTCGCGGTGATCCACCAGGAGTTGCACCTGGTGCCGGAGATGACGGTGGCCGAGAACCTGTTCCTCGGGCATCTGCCATCGCGCTTCGGCGTGGTCAACCGGGGGCTGCTGCGCAAGCAGGCCCTGGCTTGTCTCAAAGGCCTGGCGGATGAAATCGACCCGGATGAGAAGCTCGGGCGCCTGTCCCTCGGCCAGCGTCAACTGGTGGAAATCGCCAAGGCGCTGTCCCGTGGCGCCCAAGTGATTGCCTTCGATGAGCCCACCAGCAGCCTGTCGGCGCGGGAGATCGACCGACTGATGGCGATCATCACGCGCCTGCGCGATGAGGGCAAAGTGGTGTTGTACGTGTCCCACCGCATGGAGGAGGTGTTCCGCATCTGTGATGCGGTCACCGTGTTCAAGGACGGCCGCTATGTGCGTACCTTCGACGACATGCGCGCGCTGACCCATGACCAGTTGGTGACCTGCATGGTCGGTCGCGATATCCAGGACATTTACGACTACCGTCCGCGTGAGCACGGCGAGGTGGCGCTCAAGGTCGACGGTTTGCTCGGCCCGGGCCTGCGTGAGCCGGTCAGTTTCCAGGTGCGCAAAGGCGAAATCCTTGGCCTGTTCGGCTTGGTGGGGGCAGGGCGCACGGAGCTGTTCCGTTTGCTCAGCGGCTTGGAGCGCGCCAGTGCCGGCAGCCTGGAGTTGTGTGGCCAGGCGCTGCACCTGCGCTCACCCCGCGACGCCATCGGTGCCGGCGTGCTGCTGTGCCCGGAAGACCGCAAAAAGGAGGGCATCATCCCGCTGTCCAGCGTGGCCGAGAACATCAACATCAGTGCGCGTGGGGCTCATTCGACCTTTGGCTGGCTGTTGCGTGAGGGCTGGGAAAAGGGCAATGCCCACCAGCAGATCACGGCGATGAAGGTCAAAACCCCGAATGCGGCGCAGAAAATCATGTACCTGTCGGGCGGTAACCAGCAGAAGGCGATCCTCGGCCGTTGGTTGTCGATGCCGATGAAAGTCCTGCTGCTGGACGAGCCGACCCGCGGCATCGATATCGGCGCCAAGGCCGAGATCTACCAGATCATCCATAACCTCGCGGCCCAGGGCATTGCAGTGATTGTGGTGTCCAGCGACCTGATGGAAGTGATGGGCATTTCCGACCGCATCCTGGTGCTGTGCGAAGGCGCCGTGCGCGGCGAGCAAGCCCGCGAACTCGCGACTGAATCCAACCTGCTGCAGCTGGCCTTGCCGCGCGGCGTGGCGAACTGA
- the araH gene encoding L-arabinose ABC transporter permease AraH, whose protein sequence is MSTQHNALATPRKPLDIRALLDNWAMLLAAVSIFLLCALLIDNFLSPLNMRGLGLSISTVGIAACTMLFCLASGHFDLSVGSVIACAGVVAAIVMRDTDSVMLGIGAALLMGLIVGLINGIVIAKLRVNALITTLATMQIVRGLAYIFANGKAVGVSQEQFFVFGNGQLLGVPVPILITIVCFMFFGWLLNYTTYGRNTMAIGGNPEAALLAGVNVDRTKILIFAVHGVIGALAGVILASRMTSGQPMIGQGFELTVISACVLGGVSLSGGVGMIRHVIAGVLILAIIENAMNLKNIDTFYQYVIRGSILLLAVVIDRMKQR, encoded by the coding sequence ATGAGCACCCAACACAACGCGTTGGCGACGCCGCGCAAACCCCTTGATATACGTGCACTGCTCGACAACTGGGCGATGCTGCTGGCAGCGGTGAGCATCTTTTTGCTCTGTGCCTTGCTCATCGACAACTTCCTCTCGCCCCTGAACATGCGCGGGCTGGGCCTGTCGATTTCGACGGTGGGCATCGCTGCGTGCACCATGCTGTTCTGCCTGGCGTCGGGGCACTTCGATTTGTCGGTGGGCTCGGTGATCGCCTGCGCCGGCGTGGTGGCGGCGATTGTGATGCGTGACACCGACAGCGTGATGCTGGGCATCGGCGCGGCCCTATTGATGGGCCTGATCGTGGGGCTGATCAACGGCATCGTGATCGCCAAGCTACGGGTCAACGCGCTGATCACCACCTTGGCGACCATGCAGATCGTGCGCGGCCTGGCTTACATCTTTGCGAATGGCAAGGCGGTGGGCGTGTCCCAGGAGCAGTTCTTCGTGTTCGGCAACGGCCAGTTGCTGGGCGTGCCGGTGCCGATCCTGATCACCATCGTGTGCTTTATGTTTTTCGGCTGGCTGCTTAACTACACCACCTACGGGCGCAACACCATGGCCATCGGCGGCAACCCGGAAGCGGCGTTGCTCGCGGGGGTGAATGTGGATCGCACCAAGATCCTGATCTTCGCCGTGCACGGCGTGATCGGCGCCTTGGCCGGGGTGATCCTGGCGTCGCGCATGACCTCGGGCCAGCCAATGATCGGCCAGGGCTTTGAACTCACGGTGATCTCGGCGTGCGTGCTGGGCGGGGTGTCGCTGAGCGGCGGGGTGGGGATGATCCGCCATGTAATCGCCGGGGTGTTGATTTTGGCGATTATCGAGAACGCGATGAACCTGAAGAACATCGATACGTTCTATCAGTACGTAATCCGTGGCTCAATCCTGCTATTGGCTGTGGTCATCGACCGCATGAAACAACGCTGA